The segment CGTTTTTAGGAGAAACTCCATGTCAGAGATCCCAGTCACCAAGCGTTCCGTGATGGTCCTCTTTTCCGATCCGAAAAGCCCGAGCTGCCACCGAGTACGTCTTGTCGCCAAAGAAAAAGATATTCCGATGGATATCATCGAAGTGGATGCAGACAACCTTCCCGAAGATTTGGTGGAGTTAAATCCTTATGGAACTTTGCCGACGTTGGTTGACCGTGAGTTGGTGCTGTACGATCCACAGGTCATCATCGAATATTTGGACGAGCGTTTCCCGCATCCTCCCTTGATGTCGGTTGATCCGATTTCTAAAGCGCGCGCGCGCCAGATGTTGCGTCAGATTGAAACCGAATGGTATCCTTTAATCGAAACCATCATGCACAGCGATGACGAAACGGCGGTCAAAACGGCGCGCCGTGATTTGCTGGAGCGCTTGATTCAGCTGATTCCGGTATTTACTCATAAACCTTTCTTTATGAGT is part of the Thiomicrorhabdus sp. genome and harbors:
- a CDS encoding glutathione S-transferase N-terminal domain-containing protein, translating into MSEIPVTKRSVMVLFSDPKSPSCHRVRLVAKEKDIPMDIIEVDADNLPEDLVELNPYGTLPTLVDRELVLYDPQVIIEYLDERFPHPPLMSVDPISKARARQMLRQIETEWYPLIETIMHSDDETAVKTARRDLLERLIQLIPVFTHKPFFMSEDYSLVDISMAVMLWRLPYLGIELPKTAKPIVDYAEKVLNREMFSESLSDDELDMRD